One Pseudomonas brassicacearum genomic region harbors:
- a CDS encoding KpsF/GutQ family sugar-phosphate isomerase produces the protein MSQSSDLIQSAQRTIRLELEAVQGLLPHIDADFVRACEMILASKGRVVVVGMGKSGHVGNKIAATLASTGTTAFFVHPAEASHGDMGMITRDDVILALSNSGSTNEIITLLPLIKRLGIQLISVTGNPDSPLAKAAEVNLNVHVEHEACPLNLAPTSSTTAALVMGDALAVALLEARGFTAEDFAFSHPGGALGRRLLLKVENVMHAGQELPQVLRGTLLKDALMEMTRKGLGMTVVLEADGKLAGIFTDGDLRRTLDRTIDIHSATIEQVMTPHGKTARAEMLAAEALKIMEDHKISALVVVDDEDRPVGALNMHDLLRAGVM, from the coding sequence ATGAGCCAATCCAGCGACCTGATTCAATCGGCACAACGTACCATCCGCCTCGAGCTCGAAGCCGTACAAGGCTTGCTGCCCCATATCGACGCTGATTTCGTACGCGCCTGCGAGATGATTCTGGCCAGCAAGGGCCGCGTGGTCGTGGTCGGCATGGGCAAGTCCGGGCACGTCGGCAACAAGATCGCCGCCACCCTGGCCAGCACGGGCACCACGGCATTTTTCGTCCACCCGGCCGAAGCCAGCCACGGTGACATGGGCATGATCACCCGGGACGACGTCATCCTGGCCCTGTCCAACTCCGGCTCCACCAATGAGATCATCACCCTGCTGCCGCTGATCAAGCGCCTGGGCATCCAGTTGATCAGCGTCACCGGCAATCCGGATTCGCCGCTGGCCAAGGCCGCCGAAGTGAATCTCAATGTCCATGTCGAGCACGAAGCCTGCCCATTGAACCTGGCGCCCACCTCTTCCACCACTGCGGCGCTGGTCATGGGTGATGCCCTGGCCGTCGCCCTGTTGGAAGCGCGGGGGTTCACCGCTGAAGATTTCGCCTTTTCCCATCCCGGTGGTGCCCTGGGCCGTCGCTTGTTGCTGAAAGTCGAGAACGTGATGCATGCCGGCCAGGAGTTGCCGCAGGTGCTACGCGGCACGCTGCTCAAGGACGCGCTCATGGAGATGACCCGCAAGGGCCTGGGCATGACGGTCGTTCTCGAAGCCGACGGCAAGCTCGCCGGGATCTTCACCGACGGCGACCTGCGTCGTACCCTGGACCGCACCATCGACATCCACAGTGCGACCATCGAACAAGTCATGACGCCCCACGGCAAGACCGCACGCGCCGAAATGCTCGCCGCCGAGGCCCTGAAAATCATGGAAGACCACAAGATCAGCGCCCTGGTGGTCGTCGACGACGAAGACCGTCCGGTGGGCGCCTTGAATATGCACGACTTGCTGCGTGCGGGAGTCATGTAA
- a CDS encoding ATP-binding cassette domain-containing protein encodes MSADNAYAVELKGLTFKRGTRSIFNDIDIRIPRGKVTGIMGPSGCGKTTLLRLMGAQLRPNAGEVWVNGQNLPELSRGDLFDARKHMGVLFQSGALFTDLDVFENVAFPLRVHTDLPEEMIRDIVLLKLQAVGLRGALDLMPDELSGGMKRRVALARAIALDPKILMYDEPFVGQDPIAMGVLVRLIRLLNDALGITSIVVSHDLAETASIADYIYVVGDGQVLGQGTPQELKDSDNPRIRQFMKGDPDGPVAFHFPATDYRTDLLGKR; translated from the coding sequence ATGAGTGCCGACAACGCCTACGCGGTCGAGCTGAAGGGGCTGACCTTCAAGCGAGGGACGCGCAGCATTTTTAATGACATTGATATTCGCATCCCGCGCGGCAAGGTGACCGGCATCATGGGGCCTTCCGGGTGTGGCAAGACCACACTGCTGCGTCTGATGGGCGCACAACTGCGTCCCAATGCGGGCGAAGTCTGGGTCAACGGCCAGAACCTTCCCGAACTGTCGCGCGGCGACCTGTTCGATGCGCGCAAGCACATGGGTGTGCTGTTCCAGAGTGGCGCGCTGTTTACCGATCTCGACGTCTTCGAGAATGTGGCGTTCCCCCTGCGGGTCCATACCGACCTGCCGGAAGAGATGATCCGCGACATCGTCCTGCTCAAGTTGCAGGCGGTGGGGCTGCGTGGCGCCCTCGATTTGATGCCGGACGAGTTGTCCGGTGGCATGAAGCGCCGGGTTGCACTGGCGCGAGCGATTGCCCTCGATCCGAAGATCCTCATGTACGACGAACCCTTCGTCGGGCAGGACCCGATCGCCATGGGCGTGCTCGTACGCCTGATCCGCCTGCTCAACGATGCCCTGGGCATCACCAGTATCGTGGTGTCCCACGACTTGGCTGAAACCGCGAGCATTGCCGACTACATCTATGTCGTCGGTGACGGCCAGGTGCTGGGGCAGGGCACGCCCCAGGAGCTGAAGGATTCTGACAACCCGCGCATTCGCCAATTTATGAAAGGTGATCCGGACGGCCCGGTGGCGTTCCATTTTCCGGCCACGGATTACCGTACCGATCTGCTGGGGAAGCGCTGA